A genomic segment from Planktothrix sp. FACHB-1365 encodes:
- the ltrA gene encoding group II intron reverse transcriptase/maturase, protein MEWNKLNWRTIERRVYKLQKRIYKAALRGDVKVVRKLQKTLLNSWSAKCLAVRRVTQDNQGKKTAGVDGVKSLTPKQRLSLVGRLKLTGKAKPTRRVWIPKPGKEEKRPLGIPTIFDRALQALVKLAMEPEWEAKFEPNSYGFRPGRSCHDAIGQIYNVINKGHKYVLDADIAQCFDKINHDVLIKKIGTFPKLNRQIRAWLKSGVMDGDRLFPTIEGTPQGGVISPLLANIALHGLETLIIKAFPHKVHYKYGRENGKRTQTYLGYTPKAHVVRYADDFVILHENLEVILKCKEMIAEWLKELGLELKESKTRICHTLKELEDNNPGFDFLGFNIRQFDAGKYRTAHDRYGNELGIKTIITPSKGKVKEHYKAIAKIIDTHKAAPQEALISRLNPLIQGWANYYSGVASSDIFRDLDYWIFWKLVAWSHKRHDKSKQWTASKYWKTIEGSNKFACLQNGKVVAVLKQHKDTSIERHIKVKGNASPYDGNLKYWGSRMGKVPGVPKVVATLLKQQKNQCSYCGYYFWEEDVLEVHHKDRNRSNNKYSNLELLHRHCHDKSHASSANDNG, encoded by the coding sequence TTGGAATGGAATAAACTCAATTGGCGGACAATCGAACGCCGAGTTTACAAGTTGCAAAAACGAATCTACAAAGCTGCTTTGCGTGGCGATGTCAAGGTAGTAAGAAAGCTTCAAAAAACCCTGTTAAATTCCTGGTCAGCAAAATGTTTAGCGGTTAGACGGGTAACACAAGACAACCAAGGCAAAAAGACGGCAGGTGTGGATGGTGTTAAATCACTAACCCCAAAGCAACGTCTAAGTTTGGTAGGGCGTTTAAAACTAACAGGAAAAGCTAAACCGACTCGTCGAGTTTGGATTCCAAAACCTGGAAAAGAAGAAAAACGCCCATTAGGAATACCCACAATATTTGACCGAGCATTACAAGCCTTAGTAAAACTGGCAATGGAACCCGAATGGGAAGCCAAATTTGAGCCAAATAGCTATGGTTTCAGACCAGGAAGATCATGTCACGATGCCATTGGGCAAATCTATAACGTCATCAACAAAGGTCATAAATACGTCCTTGATGCGGATATAGCTCAATGCTTTGACAAAATCAACCATGATGTACTCATCAAGAAAATCGGAACTTTCCCAAAACTCAACCGACAAATAAGAGCCTGGTTAAAATCAGGAGTAATGGACGGGGACAGGTTATTTCCAACCATTGAAGGAACACCCCAAGGAGGTGTAATCTCACCACTATTGGCAAATATAGCCCTACATGGTTTGGAAACACTGATTATCAAAGCCTTTCCTCACAAAGTTCATTACAAATATGGGAGAGAAAATGGAAAGAGAACTCAAACCTATCTGGGATACACACCTAAAGCCCATGTAGTAAGATACGCCGATGATTTTGTTATCTTGCACGAAAATTTAGAAGTTATTCTAAAATGCAAGGAAATGATTGCAGAATGGCTAAAAGAGTTAGGTCTTGAGCTAAAAGAATCCAAAACAAGGATTTGCCATACCCTAAAAGAATTAGAAGATAATAACCCAGGATTTGATTTCTTAGGGTTTAATATCCGACAATTTGATGCTGGAAAATACAGAACAGCACATGACAGATATGGCAATGAACTAGGGATAAAAACAATTATCACCCCTAGCAAAGGAAAAGTAAAAGAACATTACAAAGCTATTGCAAAAATAATTGACACCCATAAAGCTGCTCCACAAGAAGCACTAATAAGTCGATTAAACCCGCTTATCCAAGGATGGGCAAACTATTATTCAGGCGTAGCAAGTTCCGATATTTTCCGAGATCTTGACTATTGGATTTTCTGGAAATTAGTGGCATGGTCGCACAAAAGACACGATAAATCTAAACAATGGACAGCTAGTAAATACTGGAAAACCATCGAAGGAAGCAACAAATTTGCCTGTCTCCAAAATGGAAAAGTTGTCGCTGTATTAAAACAGCATAAAGATACCTCTATTGAGAGACATATTAAAGTCAAAGGAAATGCAAGTCCTTATGATGGCAACCTGAAATACTGGGGTTCAAGAATGGGTAAAGTACCAGGAGTTCCAAAAGTAGTAGCAACGCTGTTAAAGCAACAGAAGAATCAATGCTCATACTGTGGATATTATTTCTGGGAAGAAGACGTGTTAGAAGTGCATCATAAAGACAGGAATCGAAGCAATAATAAGTATTCCAATTTGGAATTACTTCACCGACACTGCCATGATAAATCACACGCTAGTAGTGCCAATGACAATGGCTGA
- a CDS encoding RodZ family helix-turn-helix domain-containing protein: protein MEQTFGKLIRQARKEKAYSQRQLAALLQVDFTYLSKLENDRADYPPKEDVIRGLARNLGLDEEELIFLAGRIPQHYEAFLKENNKSMTALFRRMQENPNFAQQIFEAVREVE from the coding sequence GTGGAACAAACCTTTGGAAAGCTAATTCGTCAGGCTCGTAAAGAGAAAGCCTACTCACAGCGTCAGTTAGCGGCGTTGTTGCAAGTGGATTTCACCTATTTATCGAAGCTGGAGAATGATCGCGCGGACTACCCACCCAAAGAAGACGTGATTCGGGGGTTGGCGCGGAATCTGGGTTTAGATGAGGAGGAGTTAATCTTCTTAGCTGGGCGAATCCCTCAGCATTATGAGGCATTTCTCAAAGAAAATAATAAGAGCATGACGGCATTATTCCGCCGAATGCAGGAAAATCCCAACTTTGCCCAACAAATTTTTGAGGCTGTCCGGGAGGTTGAATAA
- a CDS encoding ImmA/IrrE family metallo-endopeptidase — protein MSILKPYRFYRRESIERRANDLLRRMQTTPNFAPEWPFEASFVADFLDLGVVWDCIPPDDHGAIAARILPTERLIEINEEIQEKPKGFIESTIAHEIGHWVLHINHDQLELGASESSDNQLDEPFVCRGATMESHLASIEWQAQYFASCLLMPRHVLDEKRQGRDLTQWRHLYKIKDELGVSISNLTNRLQELGWISIPKGERTIYPGKAA, from the coding sequence GTGAGTATCCTGAAGCCGTACCGCTTTTATCGTCGAGAGTCGATTGAGCGTCGGGCCAATGATCTCTTGCGACGGATGCAAACCACGCCAAATTTTGCCCCAGAGTGGCCGTTTGAGGCTTCTTTTGTGGCAGATTTCCTCGATTTAGGGGTGGTTTGGGATTGCATTCCCCCCGATGATCACGGGGCGATCGCGGCTCGAATCTTGCCAACGGAACGACTCATCGAAATTAATGAGGAAATTCAAGAAAAACCCAAGGGCTTTATTGAGTCTACCATTGCCCATGAAATCGGTCATTGGGTATTACATATTAATCATGATCAATTAGAGTTGGGAGCATCAGAATCTTCGGACAATCAATTGGATGAACCCTTTGTTTGTCGAGGTGCTACGATGGAATCTCATCTGGCTTCAATTGAATGGCAAGCGCAATATTTTGCCAGTTGTTTATTAATGCCTCGCCATGTTTTAGATGAAAAACGCCAAGGACGAGATTTAACGCAATGGCGACACCTCTATAAAATTAAAGATGAGTTGGGGGTGAGTATTTCTAATTTAACGAATCGTTTACAAGAATTGGGTTGGATTTCGATTCCTAAAGGGGAACGTACAATCTACCCCGGAAAAGCTGCCTAA
- a CDS encoding type II toxin-antitoxin system HicB family antitoxin, protein MGKFLEHLTIETEQEEDGRWIAEIPEIPGVLVYGNSLQEVTVRVQALALRAIADKLEHGEIVPSFVMIQPLEIPPVV, encoded by the coding sequence ATGGGTAAATTTTTAGAACATTTAACGATTGAGACAGAACAGGAAGAGGATGGACGCTGGATCGCAGAAATTCCTGAGATTCCAGGGGTGTTAGTCTATGGGAACTCTCTACAAGAGGTAACGGTAAGAGTTCAGGCGTTGGCTTTACGGGCGATCGCAGACAAGCTAGAACATGGTGAAATTGTACCGAGTTTTGTCATGATTCAGCCTCTTGAAATCCCCCCCGTCGTTTAG
- a CDS encoding DUF29 family protein yields MEELLTLKALLLKGDIAGSLAVVEELEEISRDDKINNIINYSIILLLHLIKQQAENRTTRSWDISIRNSIRQIQRKNKRRKAGGYYLNSEDLAEGLEAAYPDAIDQASLEVEEGRYQPEELEKIVNKQEIINRALGLILED; encoded by the coding sequence ATGGAAGAACTCTTAACCTTAAAAGCTCTTCTCCTCAAGGGGGATATTGCTGGATCATTAGCTGTTGTTGAAGAATTGGAAGAAATAAGCCGAGATGACAAGATTAATAATATTATTAATTATAGTATTATTTTATTGTTGCATTTAATTAAACAACAAGCGGAAAATAGAACAACTCGCTCTTGGGATATCTCTATCCGCAATTCTATTCGACAAATTCAACGAAAAAATAAACGTCGGAAAGCAGGAGGGTATTACCTTAATTCTGAAGATTTAGCCGAAGGGTTAGAAGCAGCTTATCCTGATGCGATTGATCAAGCTTCTTTAGAAGTCGAAGAAGGACGTTATCAACCGGAAGAATTAGAAAAAATTGTTAATAAACAAGAGATTATTAATCGAGCGTTAGGGTTGATATTAGAGGATTAA
- a CDS encoding peptidoglycan-binding protein: MILKRGELGAKVREIQYQLERLGYNIGRFGMPFDEQLEATIKAFQEEMELPIDGIIGDATRLKIQEAVTAIENSTDVNQNSGYSAENKLPPVPNELGDFLNGNWQQWRVICSKTLNARSGPGFNYSIDMTFPTGTMLMLHPEYRYPIKFDSVGKPWLVVSYQGGAFFIRANQRFIEPVV; encoded by the coding sequence ATGATTTTAAAGCGCGGTGAATTAGGGGCTAAGGTTCGAGAAATTCAATATCAGTTAGAACGGTTAGGTTATAATATTGGGCGGTTTGGAATGCCCTTTGATGAACAATTAGAAGCAACGATTAAAGCCTTTCAAGAAGAAATGGAATTACCCATTGATGGGATCATTGGGGATGCAACTCGTCTCAAAATTCAAGAAGCCGTAACCGCCATTGAAAATTCTACGGATGTTAATCAAAATTCTGGCTATTCTGCTGAAAATAAACTTCCTCCCGTCCCTAATGAATTAGGAGATTTCCTCAATGGAAATTGGCAACAATGGCGTGTTATTTGTTCTAAAACCTTAAATGCTCGGAGTGGCCCAGGATTTAACTATTCTATCGATATGACTTTTCCCACAGGTACGATGTTAATGCTCCATCCTGAATATCGTTATCCGATTAAATTTGATTCAGTCGGTAAACCTTGGTTAGTCGTTTCTTATCAAGGAGGAGCGTTTTTTATTCGAGCCAATCAACGATTTATTGAGCCTGTTGTTTAA
- a CDS encoding DUF1501 domain-containing protein, with translation MERRQFLKFVGLVGTSAIATFGTQGWVAKSFAVSPSPKRLIVIFLRGGIDGLNVVVPYAEPEYYAARPVIAIPKPGTEKGVLDLDGFFGIHPALSPLMPLWKQGSLAFIHAVGSPISNRSHFEAQDQLETGTPNSQKTPDGWMNRLLGVLPGHTPVEAVSVGTVIPRILSGSQSVANITLNSNSTRELPIDGDQVKAAFDQLYASNDALSLAYREGRSAREQLLKELDAEMETANQGAPLPKGFAGEARQLASLLVRDPSIQLAFMALGGWDTHINQGAATGVLANRLNPLAEGLAVLVERLGEVYRDTTVVVMSEFGRTVHENGNGGTDHGYGNVMWLLGGAVQGGKVYGKWPGLAKSELFEQRDLRVTTDFREVIAQILLSNFKLNSEQLLRVFPNFTFSQTLKS, from the coding sequence ATGGAAAGACGACAATTTTTAAAATTTGTGGGTCTTGTCGGAACATCAGCGATCGCAACCTTCGGAACTCAGGGATGGGTTGCAAAAAGCTTTGCAGTTTCCCCCTCCCCAAAACGGTTAATTGTAATTTTTCTTCGGGGTGGAATTGATGGGTTAAACGTGGTGGTTCCCTATGCTGAACCGGAATATTATGCCGCCCGTCCTGTGATTGCTATTCCCAAACCCGGAACCGAAAAAGGGGTCTTGGATTTAGATGGTTTTTTTGGGATTCATCCGGCTTTATCCCCCCTAATGCCTCTCTGGAAACAAGGCAGTTTAGCTTTTATTCATGCGGTAGGTTCTCCGATTTCTAATCGTTCTCACTTTGAAGCCCAGGATCAGTTAGAAACGGGAACCCCCAACAGTCAAAAAACCCCCGATGGCTGGATGAACCGTTTATTAGGGGTGTTACCCGGACACACTCCTGTTGAAGCCGTCAGTGTGGGAACTGTGATTCCGCGAATCTTATCGGGTTCTCAATCCGTTGCCAATATTACCCTCAATTCTAATAGTACCCGCGAACTCCCCATTGACGGAGATCAAGTCAAGGCTGCCTTTGATCAACTCTACGCGAGTAACGATGCTCTGAGTCTAGCCTATCGAGAAGGCAGAAGTGCCCGTGAACAATTGCTCAAGGAATTAGACGCGGAAATGGAAACCGCTAACCAAGGAGCTCCCTTACCCAAGGGATTTGCGGGGGAAGCCCGACAACTGGCGAGTTTGTTAGTTCGAGATCCCAGTATTCAACTGGCGTTTATGGCTTTGGGAGGATGGGACACCCACATTAATCAGGGGGCAGCTACCGGAGTCTTAGCGAATCGTTTAAATCCTTTAGCTGAAGGGTTAGCGGTGTTAGTGGAACGGTTGGGAGAGGTTTATCGGGATACAACCGTAGTGGTCATGTCAGAATTTGGGCGCACGGTTCACGAAAATGGCAATGGGGGGACGGATCATGGCTATGGGAACGTGATGTGGCTGTTAGGGGGGGCAGTTCAAGGGGGAAAAGTTTATGGTAAATGGCCCGGTTTAGCGAAATCCGAGTTATTTGAACAACGGGATTTAAGGGTAACAACCGACTTTAGAGAGGTCATTGCTCAGATTTTATTGAGTAATTTTAAACTGAATTCCGAGCAACTGCTTCGAGTGTTCCCGAACTTTACCTTCTCTCAAACTCTAAAATCCTAA
- a CDS encoding glycoside hydrolase family 10 protein, which translates to MAKSSWRSHFSKQTVRILKSISLMVLGIGLTILLSAYPGIAIPPQLSPEIRGVWMTTNDSDIVRDHAKLQEAVNQLARLNFNTIYPVVWNSGYVFYPSGIAQAKGFQPFIRRGLQGQDVLADLITQSHQKGLLVIPWFEFGFMAPPSSELALNHPQWLTSRQDGSLTWEGVAGEVVWLNPFHPQVQQLIIDLVIEVMTQYQGDGIQFDDHLSLPIEFGYDPYTIKLYQQEMKASPPSNPKDEAWVRWRANKITEFVEKLRKAVKEKNPKAIFSIAPNPYHTAYNSHLQDWVGWVKKNLVDELIVQIYRPDLPSFVREITKAEIQEARSKIPTGVGILTGLRNRPIGMNQIQAKVQAARQNGLGFSFFFYESLWDEAPEPIQERQSKFQSLFYYPASRAFLR; encoded by the coding sequence ATGGCGAAAAGTTCGTGGCGATCGCATTTTTCTAAACAGACAGTACGAATCCTAAAATCAATTTCTTTAATGGTTTTGGGGATAGGATTAACAATTTTACTATCCGCCTATCCAGGTATTGCGATTCCCCCTCAATTGTCCCCTGAAATTCGGGGTGTTTGGATGACAACAAATGATAGTGATATTGTGCGAGATCATGCTAAATTACAGGAAGCGGTGAATCAATTAGCCCGGTTAAATTTTAATACAATTTATCCCGTAGTTTGGAATTCAGGTTATGTGTTTTATCCGAGTGGAATAGCTCAAGCAAAGGGGTTTCAACCCTTTATTCGTCGAGGGTTACAGGGACAGGATGTTTTAGCAGATTTAATTACCCAAAGTCATCAAAAAGGGTTATTAGTAATACCTTGGTTTGAGTTTGGATTTATGGCCCCCCCGTCATCCGAATTAGCCTTAAATCATCCGCAGTGGTTAACCAGTCGCCAAGATGGAAGTTTAACCTGGGAAGGTGTGGCGGGGGAAGTGGTTTGGTTAAATCCGTTTCATCCCCAGGTACAACAATTAATCATCGATTTAGTGATAGAAGTCATGACCCAATATCAAGGAGATGGAATTCAATTTGATGATCACTTGAGTTTACCTATTGAATTTGGTTATGATCCCTATACGATTAAGTTGTATCAACAAGAAATGAAAGCATCCCCTCCTAGTAACCCGAAAGATGAAGCTTGGGTGCGTTGGCGGGCGAATAAAATTACAGAATTTGTTGAAAAATTGCGTAAAGCGGTGAAAGAAAAAAATCCGAAAGCGATTTTTTCGATTGCTCCCAATCCCTATCATACTGCTTATAATAGTCATCTCCAAGATTGGGTGGGTTGGGTGAAAAAAAATCTAGTTGATGAGTTAATTGTGCAGATTTATCGTCCAGATTTACCGAGTTTTGTTAGAGAAATAACGAAAGCAGAAATTCAAGAAGCCAGGAGTAAAATTCCAACGGGAGTGGGGATTTTAACCGGGTTAAGAAATCGACCCATTGGGATGAATCAAATTCAAGCCAAGGTACAAGCCGCCCGTCAAAATGGCTTAGGATTTTCGTTCTTTTTCTATGAAAGTTTATGGGATGAAGCACCGGAACCCATACAAGAACGACAATCTAAATTTCAATCCCTATTTTATTATCCGGCTTCGAGGGCATTTTTGAGATAA
- a CDS encoding GAF domain-containing protein — translation MNLSTQVALSPQTLRISEFIAPLTPSNFRTEMKSVEQQLKTVYQTLAMLRVSNHSFEAFLNEMLNAITLKIGELLGADRTTVFLLDEDQNELWSLIAKDEGKGSLEIRIPLTQGIAGKVARSKEKINIPFDFYEYPEAASAKALDQETGYRTYTMLTLPLLNDQGKLVAVVQLLNKLKKDSPAGLLLQERIDFSGFTVNDETLFAEFSPLIQLIIESSQSFYDATQKQRAAEALLEATRCLASSRLNLEETLKRVMNEAKKLMNADRSTIWLLNDEKTALWAKIPQQDGTLKTITVQVGQGFAGKVAQTGKPVNISFDLYNHPDANTSKKVDQTTGYRTCSLLCMPVFNADEELIGVTQLVNKRRQGDFPDYNPGDWPNAPECFKASFNRSDQDFMEAFNIQAGVAIQNAKLFETVKQQYAKIQQQEQMQRDMLRSLTNGVISTNSQGEIIAANPSANRLLGFSETDSLEGKSIFELVRLKGADFPYWFNTALTGKNEKSRQQFYPDQTLISGQKSESSVHLSINSIADAGNQQNIYGALVVMDDISDEKRLKSTMYRYMTQELAEQLLASGDAKLGGDRKEVSVLFSDIRGYTNLVESMDAEAVVGMLNEYFNVMVEPIFNHKGTLDKYMGDAIMGVFGSPIPLEDHAWKAVQTALDMRSALIQFNQQRLDQKQPPIRIGIGIHSGNAISGNIGHSRRMEFTVIGDDVNLGSRLEGTTKRYNCDIIISGSTYQLCADRLIVRELDIVRVKGKTQPVSLYELVGEKSAIISDQKLEAITLYETGRKAYLDQDFTTALGKFAAVLSLTPEDSAATLHIQRCQHWLKTPLPAHWDGVENLTEK, via the coding sequence ATGAACCTTTCCACTCAAGTTGCTTTATCTCCACAAACCTTGAGGATTTCAGAGTTTATTGCACCTCTGACACCCAGCAATTTTCGCACGGAAATGAAGTCCGTTGAGCAACAGCTTAAAACGGTGTACCAAACTCTAGCAATGTTGCGAGTGAGTAATCATAGTTTTGAAGCTTTTCTCAATGAAATGCTGAATGCAATTACCCTAAAAATTGGAGAACTTTTAGGGGCAGATCGGACAACAGTTTTCTTGCTGGATGAAGACCAAAATGAACTTTGGTCATTAATTGCTAAAGATGAAGGAAAAGGCTCTTTAGAAATTAGAATTCCTCTGACTCAAGGAATTGCGGGTAAAGTCGCTCGTTCTAAGGAAAAAATTAATATTCCCTTTGATTTTTATGAATATCCAGAAGCGGCTTCTGCAAAAGCATTAGATCAAGAAACCGGGTATCGAACCTACACAATGTTAACGTTACCCTTGTTAAATGATCAAGGAAAATTAGTTGCGGTTGTGCAACTGTTAAATAAACTCAAAAAAGATAGCCCTGCGGGTTTACTCCTACAAGAACGAATAGATTTTTCTGGGTTTACGGTCAATGATGAAACTTTATTCGCTGAGTTTTCACCGTTAATTCAGTTAATTATTGAAAGTTCTCAATCTTTTTATGATGCCACTCAAAAACAACGGGCGGCGGAAGCTTTATTAGAAGCAACTCGTTGTTTGGCTTCCAGTCGTTTAAATTTGGAAGAAACCCTGAAACGGGTGATGAATGAAGCTAAAAAATTAATGAATGCAGATCGCAGTACCATCTGGTTATTAAATGATGAAAAAACGGCGTTATGGGCTAAAATTCCTCAACAGGATGGCACGTTAAAAACGATTACGGTTCAAGTGGGGCAGGGGTTTGCGGGAAAAGTTGCCCAAACGGGTAAACCTGTGAATATTTCTTTTGATTTATACAATCATCCTGATGCAAATACTTCTAAAAAAGTTGATCAAACAACGGGTTATCGGACGTGCAGTTTATTGTGTATGCCTGTCTTTAATGCCGATGAAGAATTAATTGGGGTAACGCAATTAGTGAATAAACGGAGACAGGGGGATTTTCCTGATTATAATCCTGGAGATTGGCCGAATGCTCCTGAATGTTTTAAAGCCAGTTTTAATCGTAGTGATCAAGATTTTATGGAGGCGTTTAATATTCAAGCGGGAGTGGCGATTCAAAATGCTAAATTGTTTGAAACCGTTAAACAACAATATGCCAAAATTCAACAACAAGAACAAATGCAACGGGATATGCTCCGCAGTTTAACAAACGGTGTGATTTCCACCAATTCCCAAGGTGAAATTATTGCCGCTAATCCCAGCGCAAATCGGTTGTTAGGGTTCAGTGAAACTGATTCCTTAGAAGGCAAATCAATTTTTGAATTAGTCCGCTTAAAAGGGGCTGATTTTCCCTATTGGTTTAATACAGCGTTAACCGGAAAAAATGAAAAATCTCGTCAACAATTTTATCCTGATCAAACTTTAATTTCCGGTCAAAAATCAGAATCTAGTGTGCATTTATCGATTAATTCTATAGCCGATGCAGGGAATCAACAAAATATTTATGGGGCTTTAGTGGTGATGGATGATATTAGCGATGAAAAACGGCTAAAAAGTACCATGTATCGCTATATGACCCAGGAGTTAGCCGAACAATTATTAGCCAGTGGGGATGCTAAATTAGGAGGCGATCGCAAGGAAGTTTCTGTTTTATTTTCTGATATTCGAGGCTATACAAACCTTGTGGAAAGTATGGATGCAGAAGCCGTTGTGGGAATGCTAAATGAATATTTTAATGTGATGGTTGAACCCATTTTTAATCATAAAGGAACCCTAGATAAATATATGGGGGATGCCATTATGGGGGTTTTTGGTTCACCGATTCCCTTAGAAGATCATGCCTGGAAAGCGGTACAAACAGCTTTAGATATGCGGTCAGCTTTAATTCAATTTAATCAGCAAAGACTTGATCAAAAACAACCTCCTATTCGCATTGGAATTGGGATTCATTCAGGAAATGCTATTAGTGGAAATATTGGTCATTCTCGACGGATGGAATTTACGGTTATTGGGGATGATGTTAATTTAGGATCGCGGTTAGAAGGGACAACTAAACGCTATAATTGTGATATTATTATTAGTGGCAGTACCTATCAGCTTTGTGCGGATCGATTAATCGTTCGAGAGTTAGATATTGTTCGGGTTAAAGGCAAAACCCAACCTGTTTCTCTCTATGAATTAGTAGGGGAAAAATCGGCTATTATTTCTGATCAAAAATTGGAAGCGATCACCCTTTATGAAACGGGACGCAAAGCCTATTTGGATCAAGATTTTACCACTGCATTAGGCAAGTTTGCAGCCGTATTATCCCTAACTCCCGAAGATTCGGCCGCCACCCTACATATTCAACGCTGTCAACATTGGTTAAAAACCCCGTTACCTGCTCATTGGGATGGGGTAGAAAACTTAACAGAAAAGTAA
- a CDS encoding AAA-like domain-containing protein: MDVEVLELIQFAKHLVINRTQNPLDQVQEAILRQALLGAKLKEIRIIGYSENTVQTILAPNLWKLLSDATGEKVGIKTVRLILQELFKKQDTFNSSNQPLEKSQETLNFELELPGGQVNLSSPFYIERPPIESQAYEEIIKPGSLIRIKGPKQMGKTSLMARLLNHAQRQGCRTVVVNFELTDNEVFADLNRFLRRFCAMVADDLQLPMQLNQYWDEELGSKNNCTNYFARYLLPTLGQPLVLGLDAVDRIFQHEKIADDFFGLLRAWHEKSKQIEIWKNLHLIIAHGTEVYIPLDIHQSPFNVGLDAKLPELNTQQVQELARRHGFKLTPFEIEKLMEMLGGHPHLLRVAFYKMVREKISLKQILEDAPKDTGIYADYLRLHLWNLEKYPELAQAFRTVVESEQPIELKSKLAFDLNSMGLVYLQGNQVEIRKTLYREYFRDRLKSSLLTLPSTEKRLENLELIPEQTRNILAAIMFTDVKDSAQKHHQNQEPTLAAVFRDLNLMTRLCQQFEGQVLKSVGDGLLMYFVSVVKAVQCAQEIQKTLITAASELPSDAILEHRIGIHLAEVYFNGNDVYGDGVNIAARLQVEAYPRGICISSMVYEAVKRHLGLNIIKSEFRELKGIGSMQVYQISVE; encoded by the coding sequence ATGGATGTAGAGGTCTTAGAGCTAATTCAATTTGCTAAACATCTGGTTATTAATCGGACTCAAAATCCTTTGGATCAAGTTCAAGAGGCGATCCTCAGACAAGCACTGCTTGGCGCTAAACTCAAGGAAATTCGGATCATCGGGTATAGTGAAAATACGGTTCAAACCATTTTAGCCCCCAATTTATGGAAACTACTTTCAGACGCAACGGGAGAAAAAGTTGGGATTAAAACGGTGCGGTTAATTTTACAAGAATTATTCAAAAAACAAGATACATTTAATTCCTCAAATCAACCCTTAGAAAAATCTCAGGAAACCCTAAATTTTGAACTAGAATTACCTGGCGGTCAAGTTAATTTATCTTCTCCTTTTTATATTGAACGTCCTCCGATTGAATCTCAAGCCTATGAAGAAATTATCAAACCTGGAAGTTTAATTCGTATTAAAGGGCCAAAACAGATGGGGAAAACTTCTTTAATGGCGAGACTGTTAAACCATGCTCAACGTCAAGGTTGTCGTACCGTTGTTGTGAATTTTGAGTTAACAGATAATGAAGTTTTTGCAGATTTGAATCGATTTTTACGGCGTTTTTGTGCAATGGTGGCGGATGATTTACAACTCCCCATGCAACTGAATCAATATTGGGATGAAGAATTAGGGAGTAAAAATAATTGTACGAACTATTTTGCTCGATATTTATTACCAACATTAGGGCAACCGTTAGTTTTAGGGTTAGATGCAGTTGATCGAATTTTTCAACATGAAAAAATTGCCGATGATTTTTTTGGTTTACTGAGAGCTTGGCATGAAAAATCCAAACAAATTGAGATTTGGAAAAACCTGCATTTAATTATTGCTCACGGGACGGAAGTTTATATTCCGTTAGATATTCATCAATCTCCCTTTAATGTGGGATTAGATGCCAAACTCCCAGAATTAAATACCCAACAAGTCCAGGAACTTGCTCGGAGACATGGGTTTAAATTAACGCCTTTTGAAATAGAGAAATTGATGGAGATGCTGGGAGGACATCCCCATTTATTGCGGGTTGCTTTTTATAAAATGGTGCGCGAAAAAATCAGTTTAAAACAAATTTTAGAAGACGCTCCCAAGGATACAGGAATTTATGCGGATTATTTACGATTACATCTTTGGAATTTAGAAAAATATCCTGAACTCGCCCAAGCATTTAGAACCGTTGTGGAATCGGAACAACCCATTGAGTTAAAATCAAAATTAGCCTTTGATCTCAATAGTATGGGGTTAGTTTATTTACAAGGAAATCAAGTAGAAATTAGAAAAACCTTATATCGAGAATATTTTCGAGATCGTTTAAAATCTTCCCTGCTCACATTGCCTTCAACAGAAAAACGATTAGAAAACCTAGAACTTATTCCTGAGCAGACGAGAAATATTTTAGCGGCTATTATGTTTACAGATGTCAAAGATTCAGCGCAAAAACATCATCAAAATCAAGAACCTACCTTAGCAGCTGTTTTTAGAGATTTGAATTTAATGACCCGATTGTGTCAACAATTTGAAGGACAGGTTTTAAAATCAGTCGGAGATGGGTTACTGATGTATTTTGTTTCGGTGGTAAAAGCGGTTCAATGCGCTCAAGAAATTCAAAAAACATTGATAACTGCTGCCTCTGAATTACCCTCTGATGCTATTTTAGAACATCGTATTGGCATTCATCTCGCGGAGGTTTATTTTAATGGGAATGATGTCTATGGAGATGGGGTCAATATTGCAGCACGTTTGCAAGTTGAAGCGTATCCGAGGGGAATTTGTATTTCTTCAATGGTTTATGAAGCTGTTAAACGTCATCTGGGTTTGAATATTATTAAGAGTGAATTTAGAGAGTTAAAAGGCATTGGTTCTATGCAGGTTTATCAGATTTCAGTAGAATAA